A region of Deltaproteobacteria bacterium DNA encodes the following proteins:
- a CDS encoding ABC transporter substrate-binding protein: MQKKFKWFLVCLMILAPTLSFASKKKTYQYKDMVVGFIQTGSEGGWRTANTSSFKETANRLGIKLKFYDAQNKLENQVSAFRNFIADPKVNVIILAALETTGWEDVLKEAKSANKLVVLEDRRIDAPEDLYATYIGSDFAEEGRKAAVEMCKLLKGSENKNVVELVGNVGSSAAKDRGQGFREKMGECGIKIIESQTGNWSATEGKAVMEAWLKKHPGKEIAAVFAQNDEMGLGAAQAIKEAGLKPGKDVKILSVDAT; this comes from the coding sequence GTTTCTTGTATGTTTAATGATACTTGCCCCGACTTTATCTTTTGCTAGTAAGAAGAAGACTTACCAATATAAAGATATGGTAGTCGGGTTCATTCAAACTGGATCAGAAGGAGGCTGGCGTACGGCAAACACTAGCTCTTTTAAAGAGACAGCCAATCGACTTGGTATAAAGCTTAAATTTTATGACGCACAAAATAAGCTTGAGAATCAAGTGTCAGCTTTTCGTAACTTTATTGCTGATCCAAAAGTTAATGTTATTATTCTAGCTGCACTTGAAACAACAGGCTGGGAAGATGTTTTAAAAGAAGCAAAATCGGCTAATAAGCTTGTAGTTTTAGAGGATCGCCGCATTGATGCCCCTGAAGATCTCTATGCTACTTATATTGGCTCAGATTTTGCTGAAGAAGGGCGTAAAGCTGCTGTTGAGATGTGCAAATTGCTTAAAGGAAGCGAAAATAAAAATGTAGTTGAGTTAGTTGGTAATGTTGGTTCATCTGCAGCTAAAGATCGCGGTCAGGGATTTCGTGAAAAAATGGGCGAATGCGGCATTAAAATTATTGAAAGCCAAACCGGAAATTGGAGTGCAACAGAAGGCAAGGCAGTTATGGAAGCTTGGCTAAAGAAGCATCCAGGCAAAGAAATTGCAGCCGTATTTGCGCAAAATGATGAAATGGGCCTTGGTGCGGCACAAGCAATTAAAGAAGCAGGTTTAAAACCAGGCAAAGATGTAAAAATATTATCAGTGGATGCCACGG